From Micrococcus porci, one genomic window encodes:
- a CDS encoding thymidine kinase gives MAKLYFRYGAMNSGKSTGLLQAAFNYEERGQRVLLAKPAVDTKGDAAVVSRLGVTRAVDFLVPAGADVLALFRAHAAGDDPDALVDHVDAPPVACLLVDEAQFLEAGQVDDLLRIAVLEDVPVMAYGLRTDFRTHSFPGSARLLELAHSLEELKTICRCGRKAVLNTRKVVDAATGRSRFVFEGDQVAIDGVEVTYESLCAACYLEESGGRLG, from the coding sequence ATGGCCAAGCTGTACTTCCGCTACGGAGCCATGAACTCCGGCAAGTCCACGGGCCTGCTGCAGGCCGCCTTCAACTACGAGGAGCGCGGGCAGCGGGTCCTGCTGGCCAAGCCGGCCGTGGACACCAAGGGCGACGCCGCCGTCGTCTCGCGCCTGGGGGTCACCCGGGCCGTGGACTTCCTGGTGCCCGCCGGGGCGGATGTGCTGGCCCTGTTCCGCGCGCATGCCGCCGGCGACGACCCCGACGCCCTCGTGGACCACGTGGACGCGCCGCCGGTGGCATGCCTGCTGGTGGACGAGGCGCAGTTCCTGGAGGCCGGCCAGGTGGACGACCTGCTGCGGATCGCCGTCCTGGAGGACGTCCCCGTGATGGCCTATGGGCTGCGCACGGACTTCCGCACGCACTCGTTCCCGGGCTCGGCGCGGCTGCTGGAGCTGGCGCACTCGCTCGAGGAGCTCAAGACCATCTGCCGGTGCGGGCGCAAGGCCGTGCTGAACACCCGCAAGGTCGTGGACGCGGCCACGGGGCGCTCGCGCTTCGTGTTCGAGGGGGACCAGGTGGCCATCGACGGGGTCGAGGTCACCTACGAGTCCCTGTGCGCGGCGTGCTACCTGGAGGAGTCCGGTGGCCGGCTCGGATGA
- a CDS encoding MFS transporter: MSAADSLYSRLVTRDPEAEAALPGQVRRDLPANGLRLVGANTLQSSGDQIVDAGTVLPWLFAVLGVPAGLAGLLKPVRESLSMLPQALLTPVVLRARRRTRVFAAGAAVQAAAVAVMAAVAAVGHGAGAGVVILAALAVFSLGRCLCSIASKDVQGRTVPKGQRGQLTGWSTTASGLVAITLGLGIRLLGGDALSAGRLAGLLAGGALLWVGVALVYLRIREPREDPEESGGAHDDAGAAAVLRRSWALLRDDRPFRSFVTVRSMLLVTSLSPPFLVMLALQAGTDALAGLGGFVIASGVASLIGGRLFGRAADRSSRRLMGSTAGAASAVLVAALALTSWPGLPASAAGAVLVAAYFLVTLLHTGVRTGRKTYLVDMASGDTRTLYTAVSNTAMGVILLVVGAVSSAIAAVTVPGALLFLAVLGVGGVVGGARLPEVSQG, from the coding sequence GTGAGCGCCGCCGACTCCCTGTACTCCCGCCTGGTCACGCGCGACCCCGAGGCCGAGGCGGCGCTGCCCGGGCAGGTCCGCCGGGACCTGCCCGCCAACGGCCTGCGCCTGGTGGGCGCGAACACGCTGCAGTCCTCCGGGGACCAGATCGTCGACGCCGGCACCGTGCTCCCCTGGCTGTTCGCCGTCCTCGGCGTGCCAGCCGGCCTCGCGGGCCTGCTCAAGCCGGTCCGGGAGTCCCTGTCCATGCTCCCGCAGGCGCTGCTCACCCCGGTCGTCCTGCGGGCCCGGCGCCGCACCCGCGTGTTCGCCGCCGGCGCGGCGGTGCAGGCGGCCGCGGTGGCCGTGATGGCGGCCGTCGCCGCCGTCGGGCACGGGGCGGGAGCCGGTGTCGTGATCCTGGCGGCGCTGGCGGTGTTCTCGCTGGGCCGCTGCCTGTGCTCGATCGCGTCGAAGGACGTGCAGGGGCGCACCGTGCCCAAGGGGCAGCGCGGGCAGCTCACCGGCTGGTCCACCACAGCCTCGGGGCTGGTGGCGATCACCCTGGGCCTGGGGATCCGCCTGCTCGGCGGGGACGCGCTCTCCGCCGGGCGGCTGGCCGGGCTGCTCGCGGGCGGCGCGCTGCTGTGGGTGGGCGTGGCCCTCGTGTACCTGCGCATCCGCGAGCCCCGCGAGGACCCGGAGGAGTCCGGCGGCGCCCACGACGACGCCGGCGCCGCGGCCGTGCTCCGCCGGTCCTGGGCGCTGCTGCGGGACGACCGCCCGTTCCGGAGCTTCGTGACCGTGCGGTCCATGCTGCTGGTGACCTCCCTGTCCCCGCCGTTCCTGGTGATGCTGGCCCTGCAGGCCGGCACGGACGCGCTGGCCGGCCTGGGCGGGTTCGTGATCGCCTCCGGGGTGGCCTCGCTGATCGGCGGGCGGCTCTTCGGCCGGGCCGCCGACCGGTCCAGCCGTCGGCTGATGGGGTCCACGGCCGGCGCGGCCTCCGCGGTGCTGGTGGCGGCGCTGGCCCTGACCTCCTGGCCTGGACTGCCGGCGTCGGCGGCGGGCGCGGTGCTGGTGGCGGCCTACTTCCTGGTGACGCTGCTGCACACCGGGGTGCGCACCGGGCGGAAGACCTACCTGGTGGACATGGCCTCCGGGGACACGCGCACCCTGTACACGGCCGTGTCCAACACGGCGATGGGCGTCATCCTGCTGGTGGTGGGCGCGGTGAGCTCGGCGATCGCCGCCGTGACCGTGCCCGGGGCCCTCCTGTTCCTGGCGGTGCTGGGCGTGGGCGGCGTCGTCGGCGGGGCGCGGCTGCCCGAGGTGTCCCAGGGCTGA
- a CDS encoding DUF3151 domain-containing protein has translation MSESLIGKNLMEPPATLLPEEPEVLARLDAGDLPEDLVPLAPESSLVWALMAEDAWSEGRAVDSYAYSRVGYHRGLDALRRAGWRGAGPVPWSHEPNRGFLRALYALGRAAAGIGESAEVDRIRTFLKDSDPTAAQQIEAAQA, from the coding sequence ATGTCCGAGTCCCTGATCGGCAAGAACCTCATGGAGCCCCCGGCAACGCTCCTCCCCGAGGAGCCGGAGGTCCTCGCCCGCCTCGACGCCGGCGACCTCCCCGAGGACCTCGTCCCCCTGGCGCCCGAGTCCTCCCTGGTGTGGGCGCTCATGGCCGAGGACGCCTGGTCCGAGGGCCGCGCCGTGGACTCCTACGCCTACTCCCGGGTGGGCTACCACCGCGGCCTGGACGCCCTGCGCCGCGCCGGCTGGCGCGGGGCCGGCCCCGTGCCGTGGTCCCACGAGCCCAACCGCGGCTTCCTGCGCGCCCTGTACGCGCTGGGCCGCGCGGCCGCCGGGATCGGGGAGTCCGCCGAGGTGGACCGCATCCGCACCTTCCTCAAGGACTCCGACCCCACCGCCGCCCAGCAGATCGAGGCCGCGCAGGCCTGA
- the fbaA gene encoding class II fructose-bisphosphate aldolase — protein sequence MPIASPDKYAEMIDAAKNGAFAYPAINVTSSQTLNAAVRGFAEAGSDGIIQVSTGGAAYFSGSSVKDMVAGSLAMAAFAREVAKKYSVNIALHTDHCPKDKLDGFVKPLLDASEAEVKAGRDPLFNSHMWDGSAETLEENLRIAQELLARTHANKQILEVEIGVVGGEEDGVANEINDKLYTTVEDGIATIEALGLGENGRYLTALTFGNVHGVYKPGGVKLRPQILQDIQQAVGEKFGRQRPFDLVFHGGSGSAAQEIADSVSYGVVKMNVDTDTQYAFSRPVAGHMFENYDGVLKVDGEVGNKKMYDPRVWGAKAEDGMAARVVQACQELNAAGKSIG from the coding sequence ATGCCCATCGCCTCCCCGGACAAGTACGCCGAGATGATCGACGCGGCCAAGAACGGCGCGTTCGCCTACCCGGCCATCAACGTCACCTCCTCCCAGACGCTGAACGCCGCTGTCCGCGGCTTCGCGGAGGCCGGCTCCGACGGCATCATCCAGGTCTCCACCGGCGGCGCCGCCTACTTCTCCGGCTCCTCCGTGAAGGACATGGTCGCCGGCTCCCTGGCCATGGCCGCGTTCGCCCGCGAGGTCGCCAAGAAGTACTCCGTGAACATCGCCCTGCACACGGACCACTGCCCCAAGGACAAGCTGGACGGCTTCGTGAAGCCCCTGCTCGACGCCTCGGAGGCCGAGGTCAAGGCCGGCCGCGACCCGCTCTTCAACTCCCACATGTGGGACGGCTCCGCGGAGACCCTCGAGGAGAACCTGCGCATCGCCCAGGAGCTCCTGGCCCGCACCCACGCCAACAAGCAGATCCTCGAGGTGGAGATCGGCGTCGTCGGCGGTGAGGAGGACGGCGTCGCGAACGAGATCAACGACAAGCTGTACACCACCGTCGAGGACGGCATCGCGACGATCGAGGCCCTGGGTCTGGGCGAGAACGGCCGTTACCTGACCGCCCTGACCTTCGGCAACGTGCACGGCGTGTACAAGCCGGGCGGCGTGAAGCTGCGCCCGCAGATCCTGCAGGACATCCAGCAGGCCGTGGGCGAGAAGTTCGGCAGGCAGCGCCCGTTCGACCTGGTGTTCCACGGCGGCTCCGGCTCCGCCGCCCAGGAGATCGCCGACTCGGTCTCCTACGGTGTCGTGAAGATGAACGTGGACACGGACACGCAGTACGCGTTCTCCCGTCCCGTGGCCGGCCACATGTTCGAGAACTACGACGGCGTCCTCAAGGTCGACGGCGAGGTCGGCAACAAGAAGATGTACGACCCCCGCGTCTGGGGCGCCAAGGCCGAGGACGGCATGGCCGCCCGCGTGGTCCAGGCCTGCCAGGAGCTCAACGCCGCCGGCAAGTCCATCGGCTGA
- a CDS encoding MarR family winged helix-turn-helix transcriptional regulator encodes MTDNTQTPENRQTQAPRRDSHPSGLPLSHWLTVAEGLLAARVAASLEEHGLTRAQWQSLNALTAAPLSAAEIGAGFEPEVRGAVVEQLDELVDAGWVTVEGDLFTLTSTGRTAGERVGEAVERLRGEATADLPAEHYEVTVATLRTIARNLGHPDA; translated from the coding sequence ATGACGGACAACACCCAGACCCCGGAGAACCGGCAGACCCAGGCCCCGCGGAGGGACTCCCATCCGTCCGGCCTGCCCCTGTCCCACTGGCTGACCGTGGCCGAGGGCCTGCTGGCCGCCCGCGTCGCCGCGTCCCTCGAGGAGCACGGCCTGACCCGCGCCCAGTGGCAGTCCCTGAACGCGCTCACGGCGGCACCGCTGAGCGCCGCCGAGATCGGGGCGGGCTTCGAACCGGAGGTGCGCGGCGCCGTCGTCGAGCAGCTGGACGAGCTGGTGGACGCCGGCTGGGTGACCGTGGAGGGCGACCTGTTCACCCTCACGTCCACCGGGCGCACGGCGGGCGAGCGCGTGGGCGAGGCCGTGGAGCGGCTCCGCGGGGAGGCGACGGCGGACCTGCCCGCCGAGCACTACGAGGTCACCGTCGCCACGCTGCGCACGATCGCCCGCAACCTGGGGCATCCGGATGCCTGA
- a CDS encoding nitroreductase family protein, with protein sequence MKHFDDPVLQAMASRRSVSKVGPTTPSDEELARLLVAVTPVADHKALRPWRLITLRGEDRAVLGAALDAAAGVERAEGERNEKPYRAELLIAVVARHVPHPGVPEWEQHATAAGAAHLLELALWQAGWGVMWRSGLHANAPQVRAAHGLADDELLMGWLYVGDVDPEHRVKLAASRKPALDPAPFLGTMPRA encoded by the coding sequence ATGAAGCACTTCGACGACCCCGTCCTGCAGGCCATGGCCTCCCGCCGCTCCGTGTCCAAGGTGGGCCCGACCACGCCGTCGGATGAGGAGCTGGCCCGACTGCTGGTCGCCGTCACCCCCGTGGCCGACCACAAGGCGCTGCGGCCGTGGCGGCTGATCACCCTGCGCGGGGAGGACCGGGCCGTGCTGGGCGCCGCCCTGGACGCCGCGGCCGGCGTCGAGCGGGCGGAGGGCGAGCGCAACGAGAAGCCGTACCGGGCGGAGCTGCTGATCGCGGTGGTGGCCCGCCACGTCCCGCACCCGGGGGTTCCCGAGTGGGAGCAGCACGCCACCGCCGCCGGCGCCGCGCACCTGCTGGAGCTGGCCCTGTGGCAGGCCGGCTGGGGCGTGATGTGGCGCTCCGGCCTCCACGCGAACGCCCCGCAGGTGCGGGCCGCCCACGGCCTGGCCGACGACGAGCTGCTCATGGGCTGGCTGTACGTGGGGGACGTGGACCCGGAGCACCGGGTCAAGCTCGCCGCGTCCCGGAAGCCGGCCCTGGACCCGGCACCGTTCCTGGGGACGATGCCGCGGGCGTGA
- a CDS encoding TrmH family RNA methyltransferase, with translation MGSGEGVDAREVGREVGAPPWEGPWPEDPRYDPALLRDGDRRNVADRYRYWTVEAIVADLDRTRHPFHVAIENWQHDLNIGTVVRTANAFNAAGVHIIGRRRWNRRGAMVTDRYLHVHHHETVEAFTAWAAGEGLPVLGVDLFPESVPVETFDFPRACVLVFGQEGPGLSEEVRAASEAVLSIAQYGSTRSINAGVAAGIAMHAWIRQHGGPAPV, from the coding sequence GTGGGGTCGGGGGAGGGCGTCGACGCCCGGGAGGTCGGACGTGAGGTCGGCGCGCCCCCGTGGGAGGGCCCCTGGCCCGAGGACCCGCGGTACGACCCGGCGCTGCTGCGCGACGGGGACCGCCGCAACGTGGCCGACCGCTACCGGTACTGGACCGTGGAAGCGATCGTCGCGGACCTGGACCGCACTCGGCATCCGTTCCACGTGGCCATCGAGAACTGGCAGCACGACCTGAACATCGGCACCGTCGTGCGCACTGCCAACGCGTTCAACGCGGCAGGCGTGCACATCATCGGGCGGCGGCGCTGGAACCGGCGCGGGGCCATGGTGACGGACCGGTACCTCCACGTGCATCACCACGAGACGGTGGAGGCGTTCACCGCCTGGGCGGCGGGGGAGGGCCTGCCGGTGCTGGGCGTGGACCTGTTCCCGGAGTCCGTGCCGGTGGAGACCTTCGACTTCCCGCGTGCCTGCGTGCTGGTGTTCGGGCAGGAGGGGCCGGGCCTCTCCGAGGAGGTGCGGGCGGCGAGCGAGGCGGTGCTCTCGATCGCCCAGTACGGCTCCACCCGGTCGATCAACGCGGGCGTGGCCGCGGGCATCGCGATGCACGCCTGGATCCGGCAGCACGGGGGTCCGGCGCCGGTGTGA
- a CDS encoding magnesium and cobalt transport protein CorA, with translation MTLIDNAVYVDGRRVFAPTSLSDTWDAIERTGGMAWLGLYRPHPDELQEVADELPLHPLAVEDALTPGQRAKLERYGDDWFMVLHPARYIDATETVEFGELDVFTGKDYVVTVRHAEEPDLADIRAGMEQRHTDRLAQGPSQVAFEILDHVVDAYFPVAEGLEQDIREIEDQIFSGDAAVSRRIYELSREIIGFERATRPLPRMIEQLQEDMRARLGDAANGSHASHLEAPEPEPGEEERAELVETLRALRDIHDHAVQVTDRVAAMRQMLENALELDSTLASKRLAEQSIAQNEQVKRISSWAAIIFAPQLIGSVYGMNFQHMPELEWPLGYPWALGLMLGVAVALYALFKKADWL, from the coding sequence GTGACCCTGATCGATAACGCCGTGTACGTGGACGGCCGCCGAGTCTTCGCCCCGACCTCCCTCTCCGACACCTGGGACGCCATCGAGCGCACCGGCGGGATGGCCTGGCTGGGCCTCTACCGCCCCCACCCGGACGAGCTGCAGGAGGTCGCCGACGAGCTGCCCCTGCACCCGCTCGCCGTGGAGGACGCCCTGACCCCCGGCCAGCGCGCCAAGCTCGAGCGCTACGGGGACGACTGGTTCATGGTGCTGCACCCGGCCCGGTACATCGACGCCACCGAGACCGTGGAGTTCGGCGAGCTGGACGTGTTCACCGGCAAGGACTACGTGGTCACCGTGCGCCACGCCGAGGAGCCGGACCTCGCGGACATCCGCGCCGGCATGGAGCAGCGGCACACGGACCGCCTGGCCCAGGGCCCCTCCCAGGTGGCCTTCGAGATCCTCGACCACGTGGTGGACGCCTACTTCCCCGTGGCCGAGGGCCTGGAGCAGGACATCCGGGAGATCGAGGACCAGATCTTCTCCGGCGACGCCGCCGTCTCCCGCCGCATCTACGAGCTCTCCCGCGAGATCATCGGCTTCGAGCGCGCCACCCGCCCGCTGCCGCGGATGATCGAGCAGCTCCAGGAGGACATGCGCGCCCGCCTGGGCGACGCCGCCAACGGGTCCCACGCCTCCCACCTCGAGGCCCCCGAGCCGGAGCCGGGCGAGGAGGAGCGCGCCGAGCTCGTCGAGACCCTGCGCGCCCTCCGCGACATCCACGACCACGCCGTGCAGGTCACCGACCGCGTGGCCGCGATGCGCCAGATGCTGGAGAACGCCCTGGAACTGGACTCCACCCTTGCCTCCAAGCGGCTGGCGGAGCAGTCGATCGCGCAGAACGAGCAGGTCAAGAGGATCTCGTCCTGGGCGGCCATCATCTTCGCGCCGCAGCTGATCGGCTCGGTCTACGGCATGAACTTCCAGCACATGCCCGAGCTCGAGTGGCCGCTGGGCTACCCGTGGGCGCTCGGCCTCATGCTGGGCGTGGCCGTGGCGCTGTACGCGCTGTTCAAGAAGGCCGACTGGCTCTGA
- the pyrE gene encoding orotate phosphoribosyltransferase, with protein MTAEHTSVAPTPEQDRERLRELIKELAVVHGRVTLSSGAEADYYVDLRRVTLHHEAAPLIGRVMLRLLEENGIEFETMGGLTMGADPVATAMMHQAGAQGRALDAFVVRKAQKSYGMGRQVEGPGVEGRRVVVLEDTSTTGGSALTAVEGVRKAGGDVQAVAVIVDRATGAAERVAEEAGVPYLYAFGKDELDLD; from the coding sequence ATGACCGCCGAGCACACCTCCGTCGCCCCCACTCCCGAGCAGGACCGCGAACGCCTGCGCGAGCTCATCAAGGAGCTGGCCGTGGTGCACGGCCGCGTGACGCTGTCCTCCGGCGCCGAGGCCGACTACTACGTGGACCTGCGCCGCGTGACCCTCCACCACGAGGCGGCCCCGCTGATCGGCCGCGTCATGCTGCGGCTGCTGGAGGAGAACGGCATCGAGTTCGAGACCATGGGCGGCCTCACCATGGGCGCCGACCCCGTGGCCACCGCGATGATGCACCAGGCCGGCGCCCAGGGCCGCGCGCTGGACGCGTTCGTGGTGCGCAAGGCGCAGAAGTCCTACGGCATGGGCCGCCAGGTCGAGGGCCCCGGGGTCGAGGGGCGCCGCGTCGTCGTGCTGGAGGACACCTCCACCACCGGCGGCTCCGCGCTGACCGCCGTGGAGGGCGTGCGCAAGGCCGGCGGCGACGTGCAGGCCGTGGCCGTGATCGTGGACCGCGCCACCGGCGCCGCCGAGCGCGTGGCCGAGGAGGCCGGCGTCCCCTACCTGTACGCGTTCGGCAAGGACGAGCTCGACCTCGACTGA
- the nadE gene encoding ammonia-dependent NAD(+) synthetase: MRELQQQIIAEMGVRPEVDPAAEVEARVRFLVDYLEATGASGFVLGISGGVDSTTAGRLAQLAVERRRAELGTEAGDDAAPSRENPRFTAVRLPYRVQADEADATAAMDFVGADGRVTLNIAEAVAGMASAFQEATGEPISDYNQGNVKARMRMVAQYAIAGAHGQLVIGTDHAAESITGFFTKFGDGGADVLPLAGLDKRQVRAVAKELGAPEHLWAKVPTADLLDGSPGRADEDELGLSYEHIDDYLEGREIPEEAAEKLEGVWRRSRHKRTTPVTIHDDWWR, encoded by the coding sequence ATGCGTGAACTCCAGCAGCAGATCATCGCCGAGATGGGCGTGCGGCCCGAGGTCGACCCGGCCGCCGAGGTCGAGGCGCGCGTCCGGTTCCTGGTGGACTACCTGGAGGCCACGGGTGCGTCCGGGTTCGTGCTGGGGATCTCGGGCGGCGTGGACTCCACCACGGCCGGGCGGCTGGCGCAGCTGGCGGTGGAGCGGCGTCGCGCGGAGCTGGGCACCGAGGCGGGGGACGACGCCGCCCCCTCCCGCGAGAACCCACGGTTCACCGCGGTGCGCCTGCCGTACAGGGTGCAGGCGGACGAGGCCGACGCGACCGCGGCCATGGACTTCGTGGGCGCCGACGGGCGCGTCACGCTGAACATCGCGGAGGCCGTCGCCGGGATGGCCTCGGCGTTCCAGGAGGCCACGGGAGAGCCGATCTCCGACTACAACCAGGGCAACGTCAAGGCCCGCATGCGCATGGTGGCGCAGTACGCGATCGCCGGGGCGCACGGTCAGCTGGTGATCGGCACCGACCACGCGGCCGAGTCCATCACCGGGTTCTTCACCAAGTTCGGCGACGGCGGTGCGGACGTCCTGCCGCTGGCCGGCCTGGACAAGCGGCAGGTCCGCGCCGTCGCGAAGGAGCTGGGCGCCCCCGAGCACCTGTGGGCGAAGGTCCCCACCGCGGACCTGCTGGACGGCAGCCCCGGCCGCGCCGACGAGGACGAGCTCGGCCTGAGCTACGAGCACATCGACGACTACCTCGAGGGACGGGAGATCCCGGAGGAGGCCGCCGAGAAGCTCGAGGGCGTCTGGCGGCGCTCCCGCCACAAGCGCACCACCCCGGTCACGATCCACGACGACTGGTGGCGCTGA
- a CDS encoding exodeoxyribonuclease III, with protein MKIATWNVNSLRARADRVEAFLDRQDVDVLAIQETKCRDENFPWELFERAGYEVAHNGTSQWNGVAIASRVGLSDVQRGFPGQPHFGKGGVDPQEESRAIGATVGAEAADGVAPVRLWSLYVPNGRGLENEHMGYKLEWLRVLQEHAAARLAEDPDTRLALTGDWNIAPQDEDVWDIELFQREGYTHVSPAERAAFHAFEDAGLVDVVRPRHPGPGVYTYWDYTGLAFPKKKGMRIDFQLCSPALARTVTDAWIDREERKGKGASDHAPVIVELG; from the coding sequence GTGAAGATCGCCACCTGGAACGTGAACTCCCTCCGTGCCCGCGCCGACCGCGTGGAGGCCTTCCTCGACCGGCAGGACGTGGACGTCCTGGCCATCCAGGAGACCAAGTGCCGGGACGAGAACTTCCCCTGGGAGCTCTTCGAGCGTGCCGGCTACGAGGTCGCCCACAACGGCACCTCGCAGTGGAACGGCGTGGCCATCGCCTCCCGCGTCGGCCTGAGCGACGTGCAGCGCGGCTTCCCCGGCCAGCCGCACTTCGGCAAGGGCGGCGTGGACCCGCAGGAGGAGTCCCGCGCCATCGGGGCGACCGTGGGCGCCGAGGCGGCCGACGGCGTCGCCCCGGTGCGCCTGTGGAGCCTGTACGTGCCCAACGGGCGCGGCCTGGAGAACGAGCACATGGGCTACAAGCTCGAGTGGCTGCGCGTGCTCCAGGAGCACGCGGCCGCTCGCCTCGCCGAGGACCCGGACACCCGGCTCGCCCTGACCGGCGACTGGAACATCGCTCCGCAGGACGAGGACGTGTGGGACATCGAGCTGTTCCAGCGCGAGGGCTACACGCACGTCTCCCCGGCCGAGCGCGCGGCGTTCCACGCGTTCGAGGACGCCGGGCTGGTGGACGTGGTGCGCCCGCGCCACCCCGGCCCCGGCGTGTACACGTACTGGGACTACACGGGCCTGGCCTTCCCCAAGAAGAAGGGCATGCGCATCGACTTCCAGCTGTGCTCGCCCGCCCTCGCGCGGACGGTCACGGACGCCTGGATCGACCGTGAGGAGCGCAAGGGCAAGGGCGCCTCGGACCACGCCCCGGTGATCGTCGAGCTCGGCTGA
- a CDS encoding SMP-30/gluconolactonase/LRE family protein, which translates to MRADQVTDPLCYHGEGPVWAESWGGLRWVDMLAGDVLSLGADGGVTRRNVDPKVCAVVRPRVGGGAVFAVERGFALEDPDGTLHRLPPLWDDAAGLRMNEGGCDPDGRFYAGSMAYAKTPGAASLHRLSPAPEGGAGEVDVVLEGVTTSNGLAWSPDGSLAYYDDTPTRQVAVFDYSREEGLTNRRVLVDVLDGEGKPDGLCVDAEGGIWVAVISHGRIHRYTPEGVLDEVVEVPVQKTTACTFGGDDLGTLYITTSWEGMERGEDPLAGALFSVRPGVAGLPTLPFAG; encoded by the coding sequence ATGCGCGCCGACCAGGTCACCGACCCCCTCTGCTACCACGGCGAAGGCCCCGTCTGGGCCGAGTCCTGGGGCGGGCTGCGCTGGGTCGACATGCTCGCCGGCGACGTGCTCTCCCTCGGCGCGGACGGCGGGGTGACCCGCCGGAACGTCGATCCGAAGGTGTGCGCGGTGGTGCGCCCGCGCGTCGGCGGCGGGGCCGTGTTCGCGGTGGAGCGCGGCTTCGCGCTGGAGGACCCGGACGGCACCCTGCACCGCCTGCCCCCGCTGTGGGACGACGCCGCCGGGCTGCGCATGAACGAGGGCGGCTGCGACCCCGACGGGCGCTTCTACGCCGGCTCCATGGCCTACGCCAAGACGCCCGGGGCGGCGTCGCTGCACCGGCTCAGCCCCGCCCCGGAAGGCGGCGCGGGCGAGGTGGACGTGGTGCTCGAGGGCGTGACCACGTCCAACGGCCTGGCCTGGTCCCCGGACGGCTCCCTGGCCTACTACGACGACACCCCCACGCGGCAGGTCGCGGTGTTCGACTACAGCCGCGAGGAGGGCCTGACGAACCGCCGCGTGCTCGTGGACGTGCTCGACGGCGAGGGCAAGCCGGACGGCCTGTGCGTGGACGCCGAGGGCGGCATCTGGGTGGCGGTGATCAGCCACGGGCGGATCCACCGGTACACCCCGGAGGGCGTGCTGGACGAGGTGGTCGAGGTGCCCGTGCAGAAGACCACGGCCTGCACCTTCGGCGGGGACGACCTCGGCACCCTCTACATCACCACCTCCTGGGAGGGCATGGAGCGCGGCGAGGACCCCCTGGCCGGCGCGCTGTTCTCCGTGCGGCCCGGCGTGGCCGGCCTGCCCACGCTGCCCTTCGCCGGCTGA